One genomic region from Granulicatella adiacens ATCC 49175 encodes:
- a CDS encoding 2-hydroxymuconate tautomerase, with translation MPFIHVEMIEGRSREQKEALVKEVTEVVSKHTGAPTEHIHIIIQEIKAENLGQNGKLRG, from the coding sequence ATGCCATTTATTCATGTTGAAATGATCGAAGGAAGAAGCCGTGAACAAAAAGAAGCCCTTGTCAAAGAAGTGACAGAAGTGGTCTCTAAACACACTGGCGCTCCAACAGAACACATTCATATTATTATTCAAGAAATTAAAGCAGAAAACCTTGGCCAAAACGGCAAATTAAGAGGTTAA